From the Brachyspira intermedia PWS/A genome, the window TATTTTCTATAATGCTTCTTGATAATATCATCAATACCCTGATTATGCTTTCAACTTCTCTTAAAGTTTTATAGGCCATAATCTCATACTTACCGAAATTTTTAAGCCCTTCAGTATAGGCATGATTTCCATTATTATCTGAAAAGACATCAACTCTCACCCATAAACGAGTTGGAAAGTATTTATCATTTTTTATATATTCATTCATCTCAAATAAATATGTATCTTTAGAAATAAGAAGATTAATCTCCCCTATCAAAACGGCAGATACATTATTTACTTTTATTATAGAATAGCATACCTTACTAAAAGTTAAAGCAATATCTTTGAAATTAGTATTCTCACTATTAACCTTGATTGATAAAAATGATTTATGACTAAGTATTTTTTCTCTTGTGGCATTATCTATATCATTATAATTCATCAAGATTTCAGCTTCATTATCAGGCACATTGAATGGAGCAAGTTCATATTCAAAATCTATTGCTTCGATATTAAATGTATTTTTATTATTATGACTTACTACAGTTATATCTATATTCCAATCATCTTTTAATTGTTTTGAAAAATCATTGAACATTTTATCATCTAGTAATATAAAAGCTATTACAGAATTATTTTGTATTAAATTATTCATTTTTAAGCCTTTATTATTTTATATATTTTTTATAGAATCTATTATCACAGCGAATCCCATACCCAATGAAGCTTTTATTAACATTGCTGTATCATCTTTCAAAAACTCTTTTACTTTCTCTACAGAACTTTGAGCATTTTCAAAATAATATTTCTCGCAATTAACTGTATCGTAAATATCCTTTGAATGCTTTCCAACTGCAATAACAGTATCAATATTTTTTAATTCATTTATAATTTTTCCTATATCTTTATGATAGCTTGAATTTTCAGTTTCTGTTTCTAGCATATCCCCTATTACAGCAATCTTTTTTGATTCGCTTCTTTGAGATAAAAACTTAATCATATTTTTTAATGCAGCAGGGTTTGAATTGTAGCAGTCATTTATTACATTACAGTCTTTTATATTAATTATCTGCATTCTGTTTTTTTGAGATTCATAAGTTATCAAAATATCCGCACATTTTTGTAAATCAACATCATAAAGTTCAGCTGCTTTTAATGCTGATAATACATTATGCAAATTAAAATCGCCTATTAAATTATGTTTAAAAGTTATGCCCTTATACTCAAATGTATTATCATCTTTTTTTATTATTTCTTTTATATCAGCTTCTATTATATTTTTTATATTGTTTCTACTAGCCTCTTTTTTTAATATATCAAAGCAATTAGTATTTTTATTAATTACCGCATTAGCATTTTCTCTAGTATGATTAAAAAGCTCTGATTTAGCATAGGCAATATTTTCTATAGAACCTAAATATGCAATATGTACAGGCTCTACATTATTTATTATAACAGTATTTGCCTCTATAGCTTCAGATATTCTTAACAGTTCATTTTTATGATTCATACCGGCTTCAATAACTGCTATCTCATAACTATTATCTAAATTAAATATTGTTTTAGGCACTCCTATTTCATTATTTAAATTGCCTTCTGTTTTCAATGCTTTATATTTTGTAGATAAAAATAAATGAGTTAATTCTTTTGTAGTGGTTTTTCCGCAGCTTCCTGTTATTGATATCACAGGTATATTGAATCTTCTTCTGTATTCTCTAGCGAGTTTTATAAAGAAAAGTATTGTATCATCAGTATAAAAAACTACTGCATCATCTGGAAGTTTTATACTTGCATCGCTTAAAATAAAGTATCTGCATCCTTTATTATAAGTTTCTAATGCAAATTTATTTCCGTCAAACTTTTCTCCATTTATTGCTAAAAATAATTTTTTTTCATCAAAATTATCTCTGCTGTCAGTTGATATTTCTAATTCTTTATTTGCATTTAACTCTTCTATATTTTTAGAGCATTTAGAGTTTAATTCTTTTGTTACTGCAATTATATCTTTTAATAAAGTATTACCCATAATAATATTTCCAATTAATTTATTTTGTTAACATAATTAAACCATATAAACAAATATTTGTAAACATTATATTTATCTATTTGTAATCATAATAGGCATGCTCTCATTGTGAAGTCTATCTAAAGCAGTAATATAATAAATATAAGTTTTTTTAGGATTTGCAGTTTTATCATTATATACAACATTAGAATCAGAATTAAAATTTTCTCTTCTTATCTTATCAATCAAAACTATATAATCTTCAGCAACATCTTTTCTGTATATAGAATAATAAACGCTTGTACCTTCTACAGCACAATTATATTTATCAGTTTTGTATTCTCCTGAATCTGTGAAAGTGATTTCTATACTATTGAATTTATTTGTTATATAAAGATTAGTTAAACCTGAAGGTGTAATATTTAAATCTTTCATTGTGTTCATAGTAGGTATTATAGATTTAAAGGTATAATTATTTTCTTTTAAATAATTCAAAGCCTTATAACCAAAACCTTTTGTATGAATATCATCTTTATACATATTTCTCATAGTAAAAAATACAGAACCTTTTATATAATTTCTACCATTAGTTCTTATATAATCGACCTGTTTTGACATCAAATCTATATCCTGCCAAGGCTCTACATTAGTATCCCTGCCCATTTTATAAAGAGGATGTCCTACATATAAATCGGCCAATTTACCATTAGTGGACTTTTTAGCCTGTTCAATCCACCAATCAGCTATAATGTCAAAAGGAGCGGTTTCATGCTTATCACTCCAATAAATCTGCGGTATTATAGCATCAACATACATTTTATTTATTCCGTCTTTTTCAGTTGCATTCTTTAATGATTCAGTTTTCTCACCATTAAGCATCCATAAAAGAACATCAGCATGCAAAGCGTCAAAATTCGGATTATAAGACTGAGTATCACTTCCATATTCATAACCATTATAATCTGAAAGTTTTTCTTTATTTCTCCAAACTCCTGCAGGCGATATAGTCCATTTTACATAAGGCTTTCTTATTTTTATTTCTTTATATATGGAACTCACAAGAGTATTAATATTATTTCTCCTCCAAGCATAAAGACCATTAACTCCATAATCATCATAATTTGTATTAGAAGCATCATAACCTTGACTAGATGCATATTTTGAAGAGCTTGTTTCATCAGGCCAATATTTGTATGTTTTATCATCAATCATATTCTGATAAAAATAATCATCAAAATGCACTCCGTCTATATCATAATTTTCAACAACTTCCATAATAGAATCTATCACATACTTAGCACTTATAGGCTCACCAGGATCTAAATAAAGTTTATTATCATACCAATGAATAGGTTTTAAATTGTTGGAATAAGCATATACATGAATAAAATTCTTTTTTGAAAATTGTTCTGCATAGCTTTTATTAGTATCATAAGTTACTGCTATTCTATAAGGATTAAACCAAGCATGAACTTCTAAATTTCTTTTATGTGCCTCATCTATAATAAACTGTAGCATATCCGTTTTAAAAGGATAATCATCTGTTTCATTAGTAGAATCTTTTCCGAAAAAATATCTGGTAGTAGGATTTATCTTTGAAGGAAATATTACACCGGCATCAGGCTTAACCTGCACAAATACAGCATTAAAATTATTATTGTATAATGTGTCTAAATATTTCAAAGCAAGTTTTTTCTGCTCCTCCTCGCTTTTACCCTCAAGAGGCCAATCCATATTATTTACAGTAGAAAACCAAGCACCTCTGAATTCTCTATATAAAGGATTTAAACTTCTATCATCATTAATATCCTTTATAAGCATAGTTTTCAAATTATCAGGAATAGTTATTTCGTTCTTTTGACAAGATGAAACATAAAATATAAATATAGATATAAAAATAAATAACTTTCTCATAAAATCGAACCTTATACATAAATAAAGGGCTCGTAAATTTATAAATTCACTAGCCCTATTAAAATTTTCTCTATTAATTAAATAATCATATCAAGAATGAATAATATTTAGTGTTTCCGTCAGTATCCATTACCTCAACAGTAACAGAACCAGCGTTAGCATCATCTATATTAACAGTAAATACTTCATTCATAGAATCCAACATGCCGTCATCAGGAACAATATATTTCCATTCGCCTGTTATAGTAGAATATCTTACTGTTTTTATGAAAGATAATTTATCCTCTACTCTAAAAGTAATTTTTCTATTTGCACCACTTCCAGTAACATTGAAATCTAAAATTTCAGGAGGATCATTATCATATTTTACATTGAATACTTCTAAAGTCTTAGTTTTAGCAATGCTTATAGGATTATCATATCTGTCGCTTGCTGTTATTCTAAAATCATAAATTCCTGAAGGAAGTAAATAAGATTCAAATTTAAAATATGATGTAGATAAATTATCAGCTAATTTTCTATAATTTTTCTCACCTTTTAATCTATATTCTAAATTATATATGAGTTTGTCACCATTAGGATCACTACCCTTCCAATAAATCATAGATTCATTTTCTTCTAATTGAGGATTTTTAGCTGTTTCAGTAGAATCATTCTGCTGAAGATAATGAGTAGTAAGTCCTCCATTTAAAACTTCAGGAGAAAGATTATTTTCAACATAACTCAAATCTATAGAATTAAGTATAGGAGTAGTTTCTGTATCAGAAGTTGTCATTGTAACTTTAAACTGTATAAATCTTCCATAAGGCGCGTCTATTTTACCATCAGCATTTACAGGAACAAAACTGCTCCAAGTATTATCAACTCTTGCAACATTTCCTGTTCTCACTTCAATAGATATAGAAGATCCGTCAGGAATAGTAGACATTGTACTTAAACTACCTAATTTACTTAAAAGTTTTAAATCTAAACTATCACTTGTAAAAGTTCCTTTATTAGGATAAGTATGTTTTACTCTGTATATCTCACCTGTTTTTGATATTGCAAAATAAAGTCCATCATCAGAAACAGCAAATGTAGAAAGTATTTTATTTTTTAATCCGCCTATATATGATAAAAGTCCGTCATTTCCTCCGATTTTATATATATCAGCAGTATCTCCTGTAACAAAATATACATTATTATTTTTATCGCTGCTTAATGCTAAAACTAATGTTTGATTTAAGAAAAATAATCTTTGAACTGTACCATTAGTATCAGCTTTATATAAAGAGTTTCTAAATTCATTCTCGCTTTCATCGGGTCTTTTATCTCCATCTATTATAGAAGGAAGTATCAAATAAGCCGGCTGTCTTGTAGAAGTTCCAAAATATAAATTACCTATATTATCCATAGTTATAGCATAAACTTCATTTTCAGCAGTATCATAAAGAACATTGTATGAAGGATTTTCTAAATTTGTAGATAAATCAATAACTAATACAAGTCCTCTTCCAGCAGTACCAACATAAAGTTTATTACCATTTTCATCATATAATAAAGACATAGCATGCTGTTCTTCTGTTTTTAATACTTCTTTAATATTACCATCAGATGCAATTCTCAATACTCTAGCATTATTTCCACCTGCAGCAGCAAATAAATTTCCTTTGTCATCAAACTTCATATCCCATATATA encodes:
- a CDS encoding UDP-N-acetylmuramoyl-tripeptide--D-alanyl-D-alanine ligase encodes the protein MGNTLLKDIIAVTKELNSKCSKNIEELNANKELEISTDSRDNFDEKKLFLAINGEKFDGNKFALETYNKGCRYFILSDASIKLPDDAVVFYTDDTILFFIKLAREYRRRFNIPVISITGSCGKTTTKELTHLFLSTKYKALKTEGNLNNEIGVPKTIFNLDNSYEIAVIEAGMNHKNELLRISEAIEANTVIINNVEPVHIAYLGSIENIAYAKSELFNHTRENANAVINKNTNCFDILKKEASRNNIKNIIEADIKEIIKKDDNTFEYKGITFKHNLIGDFNLHNVLSALKAAELYDVDLQKCADILITYESQKNRMQIINIKDCNVINDCYNSNPAALKNMIKFLSQRSESKKIAVIGDMLETETENSSYHKDIGKIINELKNIDTVIAVGKHSKDIYDTVNCEKYYFENAQSSVEKVKEFLKDDTAMLIKASLGMGFAVIIDSIKNI
- a CDS encoding NHL repeat-containing protein, whose protein sequence is MKIAKILITLQIMLILFSANVFGVVTRTLSSGKKGFYDNGVYDGIMLTEQGSLTLAPIIEQNGVIAGKDIWKMYPANDGSMFAAISGSGAELYKRTADDTNFTLFASEKSENAFTAVIADSEGNIYAATGPYAKIIKYDSQGNELWRKTLDDTYIWDMKFDDKGNLFAAAGGNNARVLRIASDGNIKEVLKTEEQHAMSLLYDENGNKLYVGTAGRGLVLVIDLSTNLENPSYNVLYDTAENEVYAITMDNIGNLYFGTSTRQPAYLILPSIIDGDKRPDESENEFRNSLYKADTNGTVQRLFFLNQTLVLALSSDKNNNVYFVTGDTADIYKIGGNDGLLSYIGGLKNKILSTFAVSDDGLYFAISKTGEIYRVKHTYPNKGTFTSDSLDLKLLSKLGSLSTMSTIPDGSSISIEVRTGNVARVDNTWSSFVPVNADGKIDAPYGRFIQFKVTMTTSDTETTPILNSIDLSYVENNLSPEVLNGGLTTHYLQQNDSTETAKNPQLEENESMIYWKGSDPNGDKLIYNLEYRLKGEKNYRKLADNLSTSYFKFESYLLPSGIYDFRITASDRYDNPISIAKTKTLEVFNVKYDNDPPEILDFNVTGSGANRKITFRVEDKLSFIKTVRYSTITGEWKYIVPDDGMLDSMNEVFTVNIDDANAGSVTVEVMDTDGNTKYYSFLI
- a CDS encoding glycoside hydrolase family 10 protein, producing the protein MRKLFIFISIFIFYVSSCQKNEITIPDNLKTMLIKDINDDRSLNPLYREFRGAWFSTVNNMDWPLEGKSEEEQKKLALKYLDTLYNNNFNAVFVQVKPDAGVIFPSKINPTTRYFFGKDSTNETDDYPFKTDMLQFIIDEAHKRNLEVHAWFNPYRIAVTYDTNKSYAEQFSKKNFIHVYAYSNNLKPIHWYDNKLYLDPGEPISAKYVIDSIMEVVENYDIDGVHFDDYFYQNMIDDKTYKYWPDETSSSKYASSQGYDASNTNYDDYGVNGLYAWRRNNINTLVSSIYKEIKIRKPYVKWTISPAGVWRNKEKLSDYNGYEYGSDTQSYNPNFDALHADVLLWMLNGEKTESLKNATEKDGINKMYVDAIIPQIYWSDKHETAPFDIIADWWIEQAKKSTNGKLADLYVGHPLYKMGRDTNVEPWQDIDLMSKQVDYIRTNGRNYIKGSVFFTMRNMYKDDIHTKGFGYKALNYLKENNYTFKSIIPTMNTMKDLNITPSGLTNLYITNKFNSIEITFTDSGEYKTDKYNCAVEGTSVYYSIYRKDVAEDYIVLIDKIRRENFNSDSNVVYNDKTANPKKTYIYYITALDRLHNESMPIMITNR
- a CDS encoding DUF4261 domain-containing protein, with amino-acid sequence MNNLIQNNSVIAFILLDDKMFNDFSKQLKDDWNIDITVVSHNNKNTFNIEAIDFEYELAPFNVPDNEAEILMNYNDIDNATREKILSHKSFLSIKVNSENTNFKDIALTFSKVCYSIIKVNNVSAVLIGEINLLISKDTYLFEMNEYIKNDKYFPTRLWVRVDVFSDNNGNHAYTEGLKNFGKYEIMAYKTLREVESIIRVLMILSRSIIENNLNLEDGNTMQTDDDYIGMFKFFDNKFIMLEKSLKDINKNQ